CAAGAAGACTGGACAATTTTGTACCAAAAAAACAGCTTGAATTCCACAAAAGTCTATTGGTGTCGAAACCATCGCTTCTTTTAGCGTAAATGTATTGCCATCGCCGCCTTTTCCCGCCGCTTTTATCAGGCCCTTCCGGCAGTTGACTTTTTTATCCTTGTCGCCGTTAACGAGAAGTTCCTGTTCAATGGGTCGATAAAACCGTCTTTCATGCCATCCGGTCAACAAAGGCATCGGGAGAAACAAACGGACTCATCCGTCTTCCCCGAAAGCGATAAACGTGCTATATTATGTGTATTATTTTGTTTGACCCGAAGAAGGAGTCTATCATGTCATACCGCTTCGTCATCAAAGGAACCGCCTTTCACAGTCTGACGCCGGAAACCTTTGAAGTCCTCGAAAACCATCTCTTCTGCGTCGATCGAAATGGCACCTTGGCAGCAGTTCTTCATCCCGCAGATTCATCTTATGCCGTTGAATTGGCTGCAGCGAAGGCCGCCGGCATTCTGCGCTGCCTGAAAGAAGGCCAGTTTTTGCTGCCCGGCTTTATCGACACCCATCTGCACGCGCCGCAGTGGGCGCAAGTAGGCAAAGCGCTGGATGCCGATCTGCCGATCTGGCTCAACGACTATACGTTTCCTTTAGAGGCCGCCTATACGGATCTGGATTTCGCGGCAAAAATTTACGCCGACCTGGTAACGACACTCCTTGCCAACGGCACGACGACAGCGCAGTACTTCGGTTCCGTCGACAACGAGCCGAATAAGCTCTTGGCCGATCTCTGCGCCGCTAAAGGACAACGGGCCTTCATCGGCAAGGTCGTCATGGATTTATCGACGCAATGTCCCGTTTATTACCGCGACGGTTCAGCCGACACCGCCCTGGCGGCAACGGAAGCGTTTCTTACCTACACGGCACGACTAAACCGCCGTACGCCGCAGGATATCGTCGGCGTCGTCACCCCCCGTTTCATCCCGACATGCAGTGATGACGTTCTTTACGGCCTCGGCCGGCTGGCAGCCGAATACGACGCACCTATCCAGTCACACTGTTCCGAAGGAGACTGGGAGCAACGCCACGTCAGCGAACGCGTCGGCATGAGTGACACAAGAGCCCACGAAAAATTCGGTCTGCTTACCGACAGAACGACGCTGGCTCACTCGGTCTACTTAAGCGACGAAGACGCCGCCTTGTATCGGGAAAAAGGAACCGCCATCGCCCACTGTCCCCTGTCCAATATCCTCTTCGCCAACGCCGTCTGCCCGGTAAAAAAGCGGCTGGATCAGGGACTGACCGTCTCTTTGGCGACGGATTTATCGGCAGGCTATACCCCGTCCATGTTCGACGCCATGCGTCAGGCAATCCTGTCTTCGCGAACCTTGCAATACGGCATCGATTACCGTCTCGCGCCGGAAAAAAGAGGCGTCGCCGACAGCACCATCGATTTTCGTCACGCCTTTTACATGGCTACCGCCGGCGGCGCGAAAACGCTTCATATAAACTGCGGGCAATTCAAAAAAGGCTTTCATTTCGACGCCTTTATTTTTGACTGCCAGGCGCCGCTGAGCAACAGCCGCTATTACGAAAACGACAGTCTCACGGCCATGCTGCAAAAGATCATCTTCACAGGAAACCGCCAGAATATCGTCGCCCTCTGGGTACAAGGTCGGCAAATTATTCCATTCATTTAGGAGGAACACATGTCAACAGAAGAAACCACAACACCACATTATGAAGGCTCGCTACTGGTTCGTCCCAACGAACCGCTGCCGCCGCTTCAAGCGTTGCTTTTGGGATTGCAGCATCTCTTGGCTATGGATATTTACGTCGTCCCCTTCATCATTGCCGGTATGTTGTCCCTGCCCCTGGCGGATTCGGCCTTTCTGATCCAGGCCACTTTCATCGCCAGCGGCTTGGGAACGCTGATTCAATCGCGCTACCTGATGAAGTTACCCGTCGCTCAAGGCCCCTCCTATGTCCCCATCGGCGCCATCGCCGGCATTGCCGCCGCTACAGCGCCGGGATTGGACGGCCTCAGCGCCGTTTTCGGCGCCGTCCTCGTCGGCAGCCTCGTCGTTTGCCTTCTCGGCTTTACCGGCGTCGTTCGTAAGGGAATCAACTACTTCGTGCCGCCCCTTGTCGGCGGTACGATCATCTTCATCGTCGGCCTGTCACTGATTCCCATCGGCCTTAAAGATAACATCTTTACCGTCCACGGTGCCGGCACGATTACGGAAAATATCCTCCTCGCCCTCGTCTCCGGCGGTGTGCTGACGCTCTGCGTCATGCTCGGTCTCCACTTCGGCAAAAAAGGCAATTGGCTCCGCATCGGCTCCGTCATCATCGCTTTGGCCGCCGGTTGTATCGTTGCCGCCTCCATGGGCCGGTTTTCTCTGCATGCCGTCGCTGCCGCGCCGTGGTTCTCCGTCCCTCACGTCGCCTTTGTCAACGTTCCCGTTTCCTTTGATCTCCCGGCGATCATTACGATGATCCTCATCTACATCGTGCTCCTGGCCGAAACAACGGGAACTTGGTTTGCCGTCAGCTCCGTCATTGAAGAACCGCTGACGAACCGCCAGCTCGACAGCGGCATACTCGGCGAAGGGCTGAGCTGCTTTATCGGCGGACTCTTCGGCGGCACGCCGGCAACAGGCTACTCTACCAATGCCGGTCTGATTTCCATCACCGGCGTTGCCAGCCGCCACGCATTTTACGGCTGCGCCTTCTGGATGATTATCTTCGGACTCTCCAACAAGCTGGCGACGTTTATCGCCTCCATCCCGACACCGGTTATCGGCGGCGTCTTCGTTATCGTCTCATCCATCATCGCCCTCAGCGGCTTCCGCGTCATCAGGCAACTGGAACTCAACGAACGGAACATGTTCGTCATCGGCCTGCCGGTCATTACCACAATGGCGCTCTATCTCCTGCCTCAAGATTACGTCGCTACCTTGCCGCAGCTCGTTCGTTACCTGCTGAGTTCCACCATCGCCACCGCCGCTATTGTCGCCATCATCCTAAACAAGCTCTTACCGAAAGAACTCAATTTGTACCATCATGCAGACTGACAAAAACGCGGCCCCCCTGATAAAGGGGACCCGCGTTTTGTCATTCGAAGTAAAAAGAACCACATAAAATGAGTTTCCGTAACCATTTCCGCCTGTCTATTATAGTGGTTTTCCTTTCATATGTATTCGGCTGAAATCAATATCCTTATACGCAACCCATCTTGTCTTATACTTCTTTTTATATAAGGCATACATACCGATAAACAAAGGAATGATCCCGTAATTGGATAAAAACGTAAACCACGTGAAATTTTCTTCTTCAAAAATCCACATGTTGGCAAAAAAAATTAAGCCCACAGTTACGACCATCGCCGCAATTTGTCCATACGGATAAAACCGTGATCGATACGGAAGCCGCTCCAATGAATATCCCTGAAGTACATAAGCCTTACGAAAACGGTAATGACATAAAGCGATGCCAAACCAGGCGATAAACGTAGTCACACCTGAAATATTGACCAGCAACGTATAAATATGTCCTGATCCGATAGTCGAGGAAAAGAACGCCGTACAAGCAACCAGCGTATTAAACAACAAAGCCCAAAAAGGAACGGAAAACCGGTTCACCGCGGCAAGTATTTTCGGCGCTTTACCTTCACAAGCCATGGCGTAGAGCATTCGCGTCGACGCATACATCAACGAATTTCCGGCCGATAAGACGGATGTCAAAATAATGGCATTCATAAAGCTCGCGGCAAACGCCATTCCGGCACGATAAAAAATCATTGTAAAAGGACTATACGCAATATCCGTTGTATTCGTTTTCAACAGATTCGGATCATTAAAGGGAATGAAAAAGCTGATAACGATAATCGTACAGACATAAAACGCCAAAATACGCCAGAACACGGCACGCGTCGCTTTCGGTATATTCACCGCCGGATTCTCCGATTCACCGGCAGTAATACCGATCAATTCCGTCCCGGCAAAAGACCAGCCTGCAATAAACAAAACCGTCAAAAAGCTAGACATGCCCCCAATAAACGGACCGGCTTTACCGCTTTCATTATCAATCATACAAATATTGGAAAACCCCGGCGCCTCGCCGCCTATAATGCCGAAAATCATCAATACACCGGTAATGATAAAGATAATAATCGTAAAAACCTTAATTCCGGCAAACCAAAACTCTGACTCACCATATACACGGGCAGAAAATGCATTGAGAATAAAAATCAGACTGAGAAAAAGAAGGCTCCAACATACAGCGTTCGCGTCAGGCAGCCAAAAGCTGACAATAATTGAACCGGCCACAATCTCTGCCGTAACAGTGGCAATGCTCATGAGCCAATAATTCCATCCTAAAGCAAATCCCAAAGCCGGATCTACATATGCAGACGCGTACGTTTCAAATGATCCGGATAACGGAAGCGTCGTTGCCATTTCTCCTAAAAACGACATAAGAAGATAAACGACGATTCCCATAAAAATATATGAACAGACGGCACTGCCGGCACCGCCGAGACTGACCGCTTCTCCACTTAACAAAAATAACCCCGTACCAATAGCGCCGCCGATTGAAATCATCGTGATATGTCGACTTTTCAAATTCCGTTTTAATCTATAATCATCCGGCGACATTGCCGATCCCTTACAGCCCTGCATACCCATACCTCCTCACTTTCATTATGATCTACCGGCGCGAGTATCTTCGGAGGCTGCGCCTGTTTATCGGAATCTATTTTTTAATTAATAGCACCTCTGATTGCGGATATTGCGTTAAATCCCCAATGAAGGTATTTGTTTCGCTGTATTACGGCCCCTTAGCGCTGCGCGTTGAGACACTTTAACACTATTGCACCTGCTATATCAACATCTCGCCGATCTTGTCGGCAAAAACGACGTCGCCGTCAATGGACGAAAGAATTTCCTCTTTCGTCACACCGGGGTATACGTGCGTAATCATGAAATGATGATCTGCAATTTCGGCAATACATTTTTCCGTTACGACGGTAGATATGCGATGCAACGCCGTTAAGGGCAAATTGCACTTTTTCATCAATTTTTTCGCACCATCGCTGGCCAAGATCGTCGTTGC
The DNA window shown above is from Megasphaera vaginalis (ex Bordigoni et al. 2020) and carries:
- a CDS encoding solute carrier family 23 protein; protein product: MSTEETTTPHYEGSLLVRPNEPLPPLQALLLGLQHLLAMDIYVVPFIIAGMLSLPLADSAFLIQATFIASGLGTLIQSRYLMKLPVAQGPSYVPIGAIAGIAAATAPGLDGLSAVFGAVLVGSLVVCLLGFTGVVRKGINYFVPPLVGGTIIFIVGLSLIPIGLKDNIFTVHGAGTITENILLALVSGGVLTLCVMLGLHFGKKGNWLRIGSVIIALAAGCIVAASMGRFSLHAVAAAPWFSVPHVAFVNVPVSFDLPAIITMILIYIVLLAETTGTWFAVSSVIEEPLTNRQLDSGILGEGLSCFIGGLFGGTPATGYSTNAGLISITGVASRHAFYGCAFWMIIFGLSNKLATFIASIPTPVIGGVFVIVSSIIALSGFRVIRQLELNERNMFVIGLPVITTMALYLLPQDYVATLPQLVRYLLSSTIATAAIVAIILNKLLPKELNLYHHAD
- a CDS encoding amino acid permease, whose translation is MQGCKGSAMSPDDYRLKRNLKSRHITMISIGGAIGTGLFLLSGEAVSLGGAGSAVCSYIFMGIVVYLLMSFLGEMATTLPLSGSFETYASAYVDPALGFALGWNYWLMSIATVTAEIVAGSIIVSFWLPDANAVCWSLLFLSLIFILNAFSARVYGESEFWFAGIKVFTIIIFIITGVLMIFGIIGGEAPGFSNICMIDNESGKAGPFIGGMSSFLTVLFIAGWSFAGTELIGITAGESENPAVNIPKATRAVFWRILAFYVCTIIVISFFIPFNDPNLLKTNTTDIAYSPFTMIFYRAGMAFAASFMNAIILTSVLSAGNSLMYASTRMLYAMACEGKAPKILAAVNRFSVPFWALLFNTLVACTAFFSSTIGSGHIYTLLVNISGVTTFIAWFGIALCHYRFRKAYVLQGYSLERLPYRSRFYPYGQIAAMVVTVGLIFFANMWIFEEENFTWFTFLSNYGIIPLFIGMYALYKKKYKTRWVAYKDIDFSRIHMKGKPL
- a CDS encoding amidohydrolase family protein, producing MSYRFVIKGTAFHSLTPETFEVLENHLFCVDRNGTLAAVLHPADSSYAVELAAAKAAGILRCLKEGQFLLPGFIDTHLHAPQWAQVGKALDADLPIWLNDYTFPLEAAYTDLDFAAKIYADLVTTLLANGTTTAQYFGSVDNEPNKLLADLCAAKGQRAFIGKVVMDLSTQCPVYYRDGSADTALAATEAFLTYTARLNRRTPQDIVGVVTPRFIPTCSDDVLYGLGRLAAEYDAPIQSHCSEGDWEQRHVSERVGMSDTRAHEKFGLLTDRTTLAHSVYLSDEDAALYREKGTAIAHCPLSNILFANAVCPVKKRLDQGLTVSLATDLSAGYTPSMFDAMRQAILSSRTLQYGIDYRLAPEKRGVADSTIDFRHAFYMATAGGAKTLHINCGQFKKGFHFDAFIFDCQAPLSNSRYYENDSLTAMLQKIIFTGNRQNIVALWVQGRQIIPFI